CGCCATGCCCCATACGGTAAAGAGCGTTTAACAATTCAGGGCTTAATACGGGAGAGATTCCAATGAGCATGATGACAGGTTATGTATTTTATATATTGCAAGTAGGCGTTCGCTTGGTGTGGCGAAGGCTTTAAAGAAGATCGCATTCAATAGTCCTGTTTTAATCCGGGCAATCCTATCTATGGATAAATGGGGTCATTTTCGAGCTTGGTCCTGAAAGGATACTCATGAACAAAAACAGATAATTGATTTGTCTACTTCTATTGGCTGTCTGTATCCATTTTGGTTTATTGAATTCAACAATCAATCTACTCTGATTATGTCCCGATCTCTACATTGTTTTCTGTTCGCCTTGTTTTTCGCTGTTTCTGGGATGGCGACTGCTGCCAATGAGCGACCCAATGTTGTGTTTATTATGACCGATGACCAGGGTTATGGAGACATAAGTGCACACGGAAACCCGATCTTAAAGACACCGGCGATCGATGCCCTCTATGCAGAGAGCCTGCGGCTAACCAACTATCATGTGACTCCCACTTGTGCTCCGACTCGCGGTGCGTTGATGAGTGGGCATTATACGAACCGGGCAGGACCTTGGCATACGATCATGGGGCGTTCCATGTTGTTTGAAGGAGAGGCCACCTTGGGAGAAGTGTTTGGGGACTCGGGTTACGCAACAGGAATGTTTGGGAAATGGCACTTGGGAGACAACTATCCCTATCGTCCGGAAGACCGTGGCTTTCAGGAAGTAGTCAGACACGGTGGCGGTGGAGTAGGGCAAACACCGGATTTCTGGGATAACTCTTATTTTGATGATACCTACTGGCACAATGGGACACCGCAGAAATATAAAGGCTATTGTTCGGATGTATTTTTTGATTCTGCCAAAACCTTTATCGCGGATAGCGCAGCCAAGGGAAAACCATTCTTTGCCTACATTTGCACGAACGCACCCCATGGTCCCTTCCACGTAGAAGACAAATATTGGAAACCCTACCAGGGGAAAGGCATCAGTGACCAAGAGGCCATATTTTTCGGTATGATTGCCAACGCCGATGAGAATGTCGGCAAGTTGCGAGCTTTTCTGTCTGAGAAAGGTTTGGCTGAAAATACCATCTTTATTTTCACCACGGACAATGGTACCGCTACTGGTGAAAAGGTCTTCAACGCGGGCATGCGTGCAAAAAAAGGCAGTCAGTATGAAGGCGGCCACCGGGTTCCCTTCTTTATGCATTGGCCCAAAGGAGGTCTGGCCGAAGGGCGCGATATCCCAGAACTCAGCGCGCATATCGACATGTTACCTACCTTTGTCGATTTGTGTGGTTTGGAGGCACCATTGGACTACGCTTTGGATGGAAGATCTTTGGCGCCACTCATTTTTCAACAACCCACGCCCTGGCCCGACCGGACTATTATCACCGACTCGCAGCGAGTTCAGGATCCCATCAAGTGGAAATCCAGCAGCGTGATGACTCGGCGCTGGCGACTCATTGATGGTAAAGAGTTATACGATATGAACATCGACCCTGGACAGAAAACCGATGTTGCCGTTAACCATCCTAACGTGGTGGCTCGTCTTCGTGGAGACTACGATGTCTGGTGGGAGAGCCTGCAACCGGCATTTGAAAAATTCGCCACTATCACTTTAGGGCACCCTTCTGACAATCCTGCTCAATTGACGGCTCATGATTGGTTGACTGGTAACTTGGGAGTTCCCTGGCACCAGAGCGCCATTCGAGAAGCAAAGCTCGGATATGGCTATACCGGTATCTGGGCGGTAAAGATTGCCGAAGCCGGTGATTACAAACTCACTTTGCGACGCTGGCCTCGTGAGACAGGTTTGGACATGGATGCTCCGTTGGCACCGGGCAAACCAGTCGATGGCCTGAAGGCTTTTCGCGAAACTCCAGGCAAAAGCCTCAAACTCAAAACCGCTACCGTTAAAGTCGGAGATCAAACCTCAGAGAAGCAAGTCACCGGCGGGGAAGGAACTACTTTCAATATGACTTTACCCGAGGGTAAGACATTCATCGAGGCCTACTTTCATACCGAGGATGATGAGCAGTTGGGTGCTTACTATGTGATCGTGGAAAAACTGTGACGGTGGGAATCAAGACCCTGTGGCAGAGACCACAGGGTATGAAAGACTAAAACAACGAATCAAATGCTAGCTTTTATCTTATTTTTCTCATTTCTTCCAAATGACGAAGCGCACACATTTGATGTTCGGATCGGGAGCAAGCTCCACTCCTACAGACTACCATCGCAACTCAACTGTAGGAAGGTAGCTTGCTGCCGATTTCGGGATGCTCAAACTTTCCCATCAATCACCAACCCCGTGGCAGAGACCACGGGGAATCACAAGTTGAAGACTGAAAAGGAGTGAAGAAAAGTTGATGTAATCTAGAGCAGTTAAACGATAAATAGTCACAATCTTTTGATTTAGGTAGGGCTCGATCGCCGACTGTGTCGGGTCGTAGCGATGCGAAGCCTGAGCGAGCCGTCTTGGAATCGGCGGTTTTGGCAAAACCGCCCTACCTTTTTAAGTGCGACATGTGTGAGTTAATTTGCCTTCCATCTACAAAAAATGCCCAGTGTTTTCACTGGGCATTTTTGAATCTTAAAATCTCTTTGATTTTGCGCCGATCTGGCTATTTTGGATCGGTATTTTCTATCTTTTGATCTTTTAGAACTTCGATCTCACCCATTTTAACGCGGGATTCATCTGTCACTCTTTGTTTGGTCAAGCCCTCAATGTTCTTTCCAAAATAGTCAGATGCGATGTAGTTCAATTCTTGTATGGCCTCTCCAAAAGATTGGCCCAACGTTCTTATGCTATAGCGGGTACTCCATAAGAGTTCCGCCTCCGCATTTTTGAACTTTGTGTAATCATACGCCATCAAAACGATGAAGTATCTTTCTTCGGCGAGCATAGATTTGAGGTCGTGTTCCTCACCCTGTGTAATTTTATCACTATAAGCACGCTCCATACCGAGAAGTTGGGCTTTGTAAAATTCCCCTTGTCTATTCGATGTAGCACCCGTAGCGGATGATCCCAGATTAAAGCTTGCTGAGTTAATGGCGTCGATGGTGGCGAAGTCAATCGCAGCTCCACCAGCACCAGCGCTAAATACTTCATCTGTGAGTCCAAAATCTTCCTCCGTATTGTAGCCCATAAATTCTTCGTAGGATATTTCCACATCGGTAACTCCATAATGAACGACAATTAGCAAATCTCCTTTGCTTTTATC
Above is a genomic segment from Verrucomicrobiota bacterium containing:
- a CDS encoding arylsulfatase, which produces MSRSLHCFLFALFFAVSGMATAANERPNVVFIMTDDQGYGDISAHGNPILKTPAIDALYAESLRLTNYHVTPTCAPTRGALMSGHYTNRAGPWHTIMGRSMLFEGEATLGEVFGDSGYATGMFGKWHLGDNYPYRPEDRGFQEVVRHGGGGVGQTPDFWDNSYFDDTYWHNGTPQKYKGYCSDVFFDSAKTFIADSAAKGKPFFAYICTNAPHGPFHVEDKYWKPYQGKGISDQEAIFFGMIANADENVGKLRAFLSEKGLAENTIFIFTTDNGTATGEKVFNAGMRAKKGSQYEGGHRVPFFMHWPKGGLAEGRDIPELSAHIDMLPTFVDLCGLEAPLDYALDGRSLAPLIFQQPTPWPDRTIITDSQRVQDPIKWKSSSVMTRRWRLIDGKELYDMNIDPGQKTDVAVNHPNVVARLRGDYDVWWESLQPAFEKFATITLGHPSDNPAQLTAHDWLTGNLGVPWHQSAIREAKLGYGYTGIWAVKIAEAGDYKLTLRRWPRETGLDMDAPLAPGKPVDGLKAFRETPGKSLKLKTATVKVGDQTSEKQVTGGEGTTFNMTLPEGKTFIEAYFHTEDDEQLGAYYVIVEKL